A stretch of DNA from Coleofasciculaceae cyanobacterium:
GCAAAGAGTATCCCGCTTAGTGCGAAAAACTTTATCGTTTTCAAAATCGCTAGAAAATCATATAGGTGCTATCTGGTATTTTGTACACTACTACAATGCTTCATTACCTCTTTAGCACTACCGATGATTCTATGCCCAGTCGGATTACAGCTACACTGCTGGGTTTGGCAGCAGAAATCGAACGAGAATTAATTTCGATGAGAACTACTGAAGCTCTAGCCAAACGCAGATCAGGCGT
This window harbors:
- a CDS encoding recombinase family protein: MLHYLFSTTDDSMPSRITATLLGLAAEIERELISMRTTEALAKRRSGV